In one window of Helianthus annuus cultivar XRQ/B chromosome 17, HanXRQr2.0-SUNRISE, whole genome shotgun sequence DNA:
- the LOC110924831 gene encoding uncharacterized protein LOC110924831, with the protein MGILTVAECLERFEAFAQSQSQSGADQRYQSGNSNTTTSAPARGVNHVAMDPSLAAVLENMTRELKEIRAKVDKCEYCRGGHDTSACPLLVGEEQVDFVGGGQGRGQPSGFGNNNFGSGWRNNNNNFASNNNFRSNGPPGFQIAQNPNRGLGSLFGGGSNGQVNDGGSSSQVQTGQGSSYDLGGSLERMESMMSQLIVKDQTPQKKLSKHDLMLKNHQTAFQDLQRVVGDMSRKLEERLPDQSAGNTQPNPNAHVKAITTHSGKTVGNPSVEERVVDEDGDVVDEEIEMEAPGKVQSRLRPASTAQPGDSQGEKRVEKPPVDVRPSPLVNHAYVPFPSRLKNQKYSREYGQFLDIFKQLKINLPFIEALQSMPKYAEFLKDLLRS; encoded by the coding sequence ATGGGTATTCTTACTGTTGCTGAGTGTTTAGAGCGTTTTGAGGCATTTGCTCAGTCTCAATCTCAATCGGGAGCCGATCAGCGGTATCAAAGTGGTAATTCAAATACCACTACTAGTGCACCCGCCCGTGGGGTGAACCATGTCGCCATGGATCCTAGTTTGGCTGCTGTATTGGAAAACATGACTCGAGAGCTTAAGGAGATTAGAGCTAAGGTAGACAAATGTGAGTATTGTCGAGGGGGTCACGACACGAGTGCGTGTCCACTGCTAGTTGGTGAGGAGCAAGTCGATTTCGTAGGAGGAGGTCAAGGTAGAGGTCAACCTAGTGGGTTTGGTAATAATAACTTTGGTTCGGGTTggcgtaataataataataattttgctTCTAACAACAATTTTCGCTCAAACGGACCCCCTGGttttcaaatagctcaaaatccaaATAGGGGTTTAGGTTCACTCTTTGGTGGGGGTTCAAATGGGCAGGTTAATGATGGGGGGTCAAGTAGTCAGGTTCAAACAGGTCAGGGTTCAAGCTATGATCTTGGGGGTAGTCTAGAAAGGATGGAGTCCATGATGAGTCAATTAATTGTTAAGGATCAAACCCCCCAAAAGAAACTTAGCAAACATGACCTTATGCTTAAGAATCACCAAACTGCTTTCCAAGACCTTCAAAGGGTTGTAGGTGATATGTCTAGGAAGTTAGAGGAGAGATTACCCGATCAGTCTGCGGGTAACACCCAACCGAACCCGAATGCTCATGTAAAGGCCATTACCACCCATAGTGGCAAAACCGTAGGGAACCCGAGCGTAGAGGAGAGAGTAGTCGATGAGGATGGAGATGTTGTAGACGAAGAGATAGAGATGGAGGCTCCCGGCAAAGTGCAATCGAGGCTgcgcccagcaagtaccgcacagccCGGTGACTCTCAAGGTGAGAAGAGGGTAGAGAAACCTCCCGTGGATGTTAGGCCTTCGCCTTTAGTGAACCATGCGTATGTCCCGTTCCCTTCCCGTCTTAAGAATCAAAAATACTCGAGGGAATACGGGCAATTCTTAGACATCTTCAAGCAATTGAAGATTAATCTTCCTTTTATTGAGGCACTCCAGTCCATGCCTAAATACGCGGAATTTTTAAAGGACCTTCTTAGGAGTTAG